A genomic region of Raphanus sativus cultivar WK10039 chromosome 6, ASM80110v3, whole genome shotgun sequence contains the following coding sequences:
- the LOC108807031 gene encoding uncharacterized protein LOC108807031 — MSLSRAKRVTDPLAEEARARLVGCSFSSGSEHTGDEEYDDDSPCLSELVQGFLEDEVNNTARDESRWCDNDSDESDSSASDSESERADLPDYANDIANILRNSLREDNYGRMVLFHVAKAMEMLSPSFLGSDQEQRAVLRRKLMSLLRELGHNAAICKTKWKSSVGGLTAGNHEFIDVVYSPAATSSQTVRYIVDTDFKSQFMIARPTAQYARVLQSLPAIFVGRGDDLKRILRLVCDAARISLRSRGLTLPPWRKNRYMQTRWLGSYKRTTNLMPSSPAVNTVMCRAIGFDNAVGGRLFVRTR; from the coding sequence ATGAGTCTCTCGAGAGCAAAACGTGTTACCGATCCACTAGCTGAGGAGGCTAGGGCTCGTCTCGTTGGATGCAGTTTCAGCAGCGGCAGCGAACACACCGGCGACGAAGAGTACGACGATGATTCCCCTTGTCTCTCCGAACTGGTCCAAGGGTTCTTGGAAGATGAAGTCAATAACACCGCTCGTGACGAGTCACGCTGGTGTGATAATGACTCTGATGAATCAGACTCATCAGCTTCTGACTCGGAATCGGAACGTGCCGACCTACCAGACTATGCCAACGATATTGCTAACATATTAAGAAACTCTCTAAGAGAAGACAACTACGGAAGAATGGTGTTGTTCCACGTGGCCAAAGCGATGGAAATGCTGTCGCCTTCTTTTCTAGGATCTGATCAAGAACAGCGTGCCGTTTTGCGACGTAAGCTCATGTCTCTTCTTAGAGAGCTAGGACACAATGCGGCGATCTGCAAAACCAAATGGAAATCCTCCGTCGGAGGTCTTACTGCCGGTAACCACGAGTTTATCGACGTGGTTTACTCACCCGCCGCCACGTCATCTCAGACCGTACGTTACATCGTCGATACAGATTTCAAGTCGCAGTTCATGATCGCTAGACCGACGGCACAGTACGCGCGTGTTCTCCAATCACTTCCAGCGATTTTTGTCGGGCGAGGGGATGATCTGAAGCGGATATTGCGGCTAGTTTGCGATGCGGCGAGGATATCGCTTAGGAGCCGTGGCCTCACGCTTCCGCCGTGGAGGAAAAACCGTTACATGCAGACGCGGTGGCTTGGTTCATACAAACGCACCACCAACTTGATGCCGTCTTCTCCCGCCGTTAACACTGTCATGTGTCGTGCTATCGGTTTCGATAACGCCGTCGGTGGCCGTCTTTTTGTGCGGACtcgataa
- the LOC108811357 gene encoding uncharacterized protein LOC108811357 isoform X1, giving the protein MPDVQSMVLEFVNKLRKRKIEGSQATARCTVELLRSVISHHRVPHHANQASALIDAVKAVGAQLVAANPVELAVGNVVRRVLHIIREEDLSLATAAVAGLDLLDASDDDEDVNGKGIGYPAMSAAVVAAAARSTLRPPSLQTLLEGTPESATVPYTSSSGADSESKSKSADKSSITRKLKHDVIEGVNQLIHEIAGCHEQIAEQAIEHIHQNEVILTLGSSRTVLEFLCAAKEKKRSFRVFVAEGAPRYQGHLLAKDLVARGLQTTVITDSAVFAMISRVNMVIIGAHAVMANGGVIGPVGVNMAALAAKKHAVPFVVLAGSHKLCPLYPHNPEVLLNELRSPSELLDFGEFSDCLDFGSGSGSPLLQVVNPTFDYVPPSLVSLFITDTGGHIPSYMYRLIADYYSADDLVM; this is encoded by the exons ATGCCAGACGTACAATCTATGGTGCTGGAGTTTGTTAACAAGCTCAGGAAACG TAAGATCGAGGGCTCACAGGCTACAGCGAGATGCACTGTAGAGTTGCTTAGGTCAGTGATCTCTCATCATCGAGTGCCTCACCACGCGAACCAAGCTTCGGCTCTTATCGATGCTGTGAAAGCCGTCGGTGCGCAGCTGGTCGCTGCAAATCCCGTTg agcTTGCGGTGGGGAATGTAGTGAGGCGGGTTTTGCATATCATAAGGGAGGAGGATCTGTCTCTCGCTACAGCAGCTGTGGCTGGGTTGGACTTGCTTGACGCGAGTGATGACGATGAGGATGTTAATGGGAAAGGGATTGGGTATCCTGCGATGTCTGCGGcggttgttgctgctgctgctaggAGTACGTTGCGTCCTCCTTCTTTGCAGACGCTTCTTGAGGGAACTCCTGAGTCTGCTACTGTTCCGTACACTTCTTCTTCTGGTGCTGATTCCGAAAGTAAAAGTAAAT CTGCCGACAAGAGTTCAATAACTAGGAAGCTGAAGCATGATGTTATAGAAGGAGTCAATCAACTAATCCACGAGATTGCTGGCTGTCATGAGCAGATCGCTGAGCAAGCTATAGAGCATATACATCAAAA TGAGGTGATCCTAACCCTGGGTAGCTCAAGAACAGTACTCGAGTTTCTATGTGCTgcgaaagagaagaaaagatcaTTTCGTGTATTTGTTGCCGAAGGTGCTCCAAG GTATCAGGGCCATCTATTAGCAAAAGATTTGGTAGCTAGAGGTCTGCAGACCACTGTGATCACTGACTCTGCAGTGTTTGCTATGATATCTCGAGTGAATATG GTTATAATCGGAGCTCATGCAGTGATGGCTAATGGTGGGGTTATAGGACCTGTTGGAGTCAACATGGCTGCCCTGGCAGCAAAAAAGCACGCAGTCCCATTTGTGGTTCTAGCCGGTAGTCACAAG CTATGTCCACTGTATCCTCACAATCCGGAGGTATTACTAAACGAGCTGAGGTCTCCTTCTGAACTGTTGGATTTTGGCGAATTCTCTGATTGCCTTGATTTTGGATCCGGTTCCGGGTCTCCCCTTCTTCAAGTTGTCAATCCAACCTTCGATTACGTCCCACCAAGCCTCGTCAGTCTCTTTATAACCGACAC GGGAGGACACATCCCATCTTACATGTACCGTCTTATCGCTGACTACTACTCTGCCGATGATTTGGTCATGTAG
- the LOC108807536 gene encoding pentatricopeptide repeat-containing protein At3g07290, mitochondrial-like yields the protein MGSVEEANGGFSDGVYPSVVTYNALINGYCKGGRIVPAFEVLAVMEKKGCRPNVTTFNELIEGFLNVAYKLLGSMSSFDLEPDCVTFTAMIDGLCKRGNVDVANAFLVLMTLGKMRLLTTPHSLNVFLDVLSKSYKVKEELAMLGKINKLGLVPSVVTYTTLVDRLVPSGDVSGSLRMLEAMKLSGCLKKEGETEQARELVMELLSSNEVVEKNRMLDYVKGLMEGEKAGDCGEVIDMIDQLHCKERPIF from the exons ATGGGTTCGGTTGAGGAGGCTAATGGGGGTTTTTCGGACGGGGTATACCCTAGCGTGGTGACTTACAATGCTTTGATAAATGGTTACTGCAAAGGTGGAAGGATCGTTCCGGCTTTTGAAGTGCTTGCCGTGATGGAGAAGAAGGGTTGTAGACCTAATGTGACGACTTTTAATGAGCTTAT AGAAGGGTTTTTGAATGTGGCGTACAAGCTTCTTGGTTCCATGAGTTCTTTTGACCTTGAGCCTGATTGTGTAACGTTCACTGCTATGATTGATGGTTTGTGCAAACGAGGGAATGTTGATGTAGCGAATGCGTTCTTGGTTTTGATG ACATTGGGTAAGATGAGACTATTGACAACTCCTCACTCACTGAACGTGTTTCTCGATGTGCTGAGTAAAAGCTATAAAGTGAAAGAAGAGTTAGCGATGCTTGGGAAGATTAATAAGCTTGGTTTAGTTCCTTCTGTGGTGACTTACACAACACTAGTCGACCGGTTGGTTCCGTCAGGTGATGTCAGCGGTTCATTGAGGATGCTAGAAGCGATGAAGTTGAGTGGTT GTTTGAAGAAGGAAGGAGAGACCGAGCAGGCACGTGAGCTGGTGATGGAGCTTCTAAGCTCAAATGAGGTTGTAGAGAAGAATAGAATGTTGGATTATGTTAAGGGTCTTATGGAAGGGGAAAAAGCTGGTGACTGCGGTGAAGTTATTGATATGATTGATCAATTGCATTGCAAAGAAAGACCCATCTTCTAA
- the LOC130496009 gene encoding UV-B-induced protein At3g17800, chloroplastic-like — protein MDSCLSKHAALPLLPSRSRRLSGDRRLLVLPAMRKVQYRSLVMVAAAGNNQCEPGSSFNAPLKPRTSQGRFLRGLLINKRHLFHYAAADELRLLAENREAALARMSLSFGSDEASLHRRIAQHKERYCKTAVQEIIYMLIVYKYSEIRVPLAPKLSRCIHNGRLEIWPKKDRELESIHSCDALELIKEHVDAVTGLRVNSRVTEKTQIQKLHLRKVYVASILCGYFLKSASLRHQLECSLPDLHGIGYLKGSVTGSSLTMRIAHVATKEHLRHYITRFDTETMQRCAKPRTEEARNLIKKQCLALFGMEESDEIIVTSYSSLKRLVLEAVAFGTFLWDTELYVDNTYKLNENAEAQENRSI, from the exons ATGGATAGTTGTCTCTCTAAACACGCGGCGCTCCCCTTACTCCCGTCCCGTTCGAGGAGACTGAGCGGCGATAGAAGATTATTGGTTCTTCCTGCGATGCGCAAGGTCCAGTATCGATCTTTAGTCATGGTTGCCGCTGCGGGTAACAACCAGTGCGAGCCTGGAAGCAGCTTTAACGCGCCGCTTAAACCTCGAACGTCGCAGGGAAGGTTTCTGAGAGGTCTGTTGATAAACAAGCGTCACCTCTTTCACTACGCCGCTGCTGATGAGCTCAGGTTGCTGGCAGAGAACCGTGAAGCTGCTTTGGCTCGTATGTCTCTCAGCTTTGGTTCCGATGAAGCTTCTCTACACAG AAGAATAGCTCAGCACAAGGAACGTTACTGCAAAACAGCAGTCCAAGAAATAATATACATGCTAATAGTCTATAAATACTCTGAGATAAGGGTCCCTCTGGCTCCAAAGCTCTCTAGATGCATCCACAATGGAAGACTCGAGATATGGCCTAAGAAAGACCGGGAGCTGGAGTCAATCCACAGCTGCGATGCCCTTGAACTCATCAAAGAACACGTAGACGCGGTCACCGGATTACGTGTCAATTCACGCGTGACTGAAAAAACACAGATACAGAAGCTTCATCTCAGGAAGGTATACGTTGCCTCGATCTTGTGTGGTTACTTCTTGAAATCCGCTTCCCTCAGACACCAACTCGAGTGTTCCTTACCGGATCTCCATGGAATTGGATATCTTAAAGGTTCTGTCACTGGATCTTCTTTGACAATGAGGATTGCACATGTGGCCACCAAGGAGCACCTGAGGCATTACATCACAAGGTTCGACACCGAGACAATGCAGAGATGTGCAAAACCAAGGACAGAGGAAGCAAGGAATCTGATAAAGAAGCAATGTTTGGCTCTTTTTGGTATGGAGGAAAGCGATGAGATCATCGTGACATCGTATTCGAGTCTGAAGCGGTTGGTTCTGGAAGCTGTGGCGTTTGGGACGTTTTTGTGGGACACGGAGTTGTATGTAGATAATACATATAAGCTCAATGAGAATGCAGAAGCGCAAGAAAATAGAAGTATATGA
- the LOC108811357 gene encoding uncharacterized protein LOC108811357 isoform X2 encodes MPDVQSMVLEFVNKLRKRKIEGSQATARCTVELLRSVISHHRVPHHANQASALIDAVKAVGAQLVAANPVELAVGNVVRRVLHIIREEDLSLATAAVAGLDLLDASDDDEDVNGKGIGYPAMSAAVVAAAARSTLRPPSLQTLLEGTPESATVPYTSSSGADSESKTADKSSITRKLKHDVIEGVNQLIHEIAGCHEQIAEQAIEHIHQNEVILTLGSSRTVLEFLCAAKEKKRSFRVFVAEGAPRYQGHLLAKDLVARGLQTTVITDSAVFAMISRVNMVIIGAHAVMANGGVIGPVGVNMAALAAKKHAVPFVVLAGSHKLCPLYPHNPEVLLNELRSPSELLDFGEFSDCLDFGSGSGSPLLQVVNPTFDYVPPSLVSLFITDTGGHIPSYMYRLIADYYSADDLVM; translated from the exons ATGCCAGACGTACAATCTATGGTGCTGGAGTTTGTTAACAAGCTCAGGAAACG TAAGATCGAGGGCTCACAGGCTACAGCGAGATGCACTGTAGAGTTGCTTAGGTCAGTGATCTCTCATCATCGAGTGCCTCACCACGCGAACCAAGCTTCGGCTCTTATCGATGCTGTGAAAGCCGTCGGTGCGCAGCTGGTCGCTGCAAATCCCGTTg agcTTGCGGTGGGGAATGTAGTGAGGCGGGTTTTGCATATCATAAGGGAGGAGGATCTGTCTCTCGCTACAGCAGCTGTGGCTGGGTTGGACTTGCTTGACGCGAGTGATGACGATGAGGATGTTAATGGGAAAGGGATTGGGTATCCTGCGATGTCTGCGGcggttgttgctgctgctgctaggAGTACGTTGCGTCCTCCTTCTTTGCAGACGCTTCTTGAGGGAACTCCTGAGTCTGCTACTGTTCCGTACACTTCTTCTTCTGGTGCTGATTCCGAAAGTAAAA CTGCCGACAAGAGTTCAATAACTAGGAAGCTGAAGCATGATGTTATAGAAGGAGTCAATCAACTAATCCACGAGATTGCTGGCTGTCATGAGCAGATCGCTGAGCAAGCTATAGAGCATATACATCAAAA TGAGGTGATCCTAACCCTGGGTAGCTCAAGAACAGTACTCGAGTTTCTATGTGCTgcgaaagagaagaaaagatcaTTTCGTGTATTTGTTGCCGAAGGTGCTCCAAG GTATCAGGGCCATCTATTAGCAAAAGATTTGGTAGCTAGAGGTCTGCAGACCACTGTGATCACTGACTCTGCAGTGTTTGCTATGATATCTCGAGTGAATATG GTTATAATCGGAGCTCATGCAGTGATGGCTAATGGTGGGGTTATAGGACCTGTTGGAGTCAACATGGCTGCCCTGGCAGCAAAAAAGCACGCAGTCCCATTTGTGGTTCTAGCCGGTAGTCACAAG CTATGTCCACTGTATCCTCACAATCCGGAGGTATTACTAAACGAGCTGAGGTCTCCTTCTGAACTGTTGGATTTTGGCGAATTCTCTGATTGCCTTGATTTTGGATCCGGTTCCGGGTCTCCCCTTCTTCAAGTTGTCAATCCAACCTTCGATTACGTCCCACCAAGCCTCGTCAGTCTCTTTATAACCGACAC GGGAGGACACATCCCATCTTACATGTACCGTCTTATCGCTGACTACTACTCTGCCGATGATTTGGTCATGTAG
- the LOC108811355 gene encoding uncharacterized protein LOC108811355, whose amino-acid sequence MSRCFPFPPPGYEKKIRTDEADSLIKEKQKKEKKHKKEKKDKEKKEGKDTSKDKHKERKEKKDRHKDRKDKDRNKEKSTTSEGKKAVGVLPNTGDREKLVVSNTLHSNGNGESKFIQDLARRLRDEEEATESQSVGKIRNDDDERRINSTRSSFAMEKRPENAVQLSSCTVKPLEKKDQAKKMELEENNRRRERVSMAADMPLDSEGIKKSEPKYTTHRSSKGEETEAGQGKPRDVEEGSKLKERDVDTRNFRVQQNLSRESVKNLTSVGVLGKRKDLDTNGFLYENGSRPKKIQRPVASPVSTVENGRKLEGCQTPLKPVTELQEAMRNPEAKEHRVNGFIKSQDPKSHPKITSVKAKENGEASAKKRPHSDLKYLDQILNVPEKEELHEVDESEEQEWLFGQTGVKLSKKPKTDSTSSLDESLQVWNKALSIDSADIVALPYVVPF is encoded by the exons ATGTCTCGTTGCTTCCCATTTCCACCTCCAGGATATGAGAAGAAGATTAGAACCGATGAAGCAGACTCTTTAATAAAG gaaaagcaaaagaaagaaaagaagcacaaaaaggagaagaaggataaagaaaagaaagaaggaaaagaCACAAGCAAAGACAAACATAAGGAACGGAAGGAGAAAAAAGACAGACATAAAGATAGGAAAGACAAAGACCGGAATAAAGAAAAGAGCACAACTTCGGAGGGCAAAAAAGCTGTTGGTGTTCTACCTAACACAGGGGACAGAGAGAAGCTTGTTGTATCAAACACCTTGCATAGCAATGGTAATGGAGAGTCTAAGTTTATACAAGACCTGGCAAGAAGGCttagagatgaagaagaagctacaGAGAGTCAAAGTGTGGGAAAGATCaggaatgatgatgatgaaagaaGAATCAACAGCACCCGTAGCAGCTTTGCAATGGAGAAAAGGCCTGAAAATGCGGTTCAACTATCATCTTGCACTGTTAAACCATTGGAGAAGAAAGATCAGGCAAAGAAAATGGAACTAGAAGAGAATAATCGACGTAGGGAAAGAGTGAGTATGGCTGCTGATATGCCACTGGATAGTGAAGGGATAAAGAAAAGTGAACCGAAGTACACAACACATAGAAGTAGTAAAGGGGAGGAAACAGAGGCTGGTCAGGGCAAACCAAGAGATGTAGAGGAAGGGAGCAAATTAAAAGAGAGAGATGTAGATACTAGGAACTTTAGAGTGCAACAAAACCTTTCAAGGGAGAGCGTCAAAAATCTTACTTCAGTGGGAGTTCTTGGCAAACGGAAAGATCTTGACACAAATGGATTCTTGTATG AGAATGGATCTAGGCCAAAGAAGATACAGAGGCCAGTTGCTTCTCCAGTATCAACCGTGGAAAACGGAAGAAAGTTGGAAGGATGCCAAACTCCTCTAAAACCTGTTACTGAGTTGCAAGAAGCAATGCGTAATCCAGAGGCCAAGGAGCATAGAGTTAACGGTTTCATCAAGTCTCAAGACCCCAAAAGCCATCCAAAGATAACTTCTGTGAAAGCGAAGGAAAACGGTGAAGCATCAGCGAAAAAGCGACCTCACTCTGACTTAAAGTATTTGGATCAGATACTGAATGTACCAGAAAAGGAGGAATTGCATGAGGTTGATGAAAGTGAAGAGCAAGAGTGGCTTTTTGGTCAGACTGGTGTGAAATTGTCAAAGAAGCCAAAAACAGATTCTACTTCTTCATTGGATGAGTCTCTGCAAGTCTGGAACAAGGCTCTTAGTATAGACTCTGCTGACATTGTAGCTCTTCCTTATGTTGTTCCATTCTAG